A DNA window from Acidimicrobiia bacterium contains the following coding sequences:
- a CDS encoding RNA methyltransferase produces MLTARSAEIRRLRRLTRSSDERRSRSVVVLEGARVLDAALQRGATVRDVYADVEERTRYTDVLERAATAGSHIHPVERGVLDRVRDVVTSPGIIGVADFTITALRPALSGATLVLVAVDVSDPGNAGTLIRSAEAFAASAVVFCGTSVDVRNPKVTRASAGACFGVPVVEEDDPMQTLEAVGHAGLRRLAAVSHGGAAPEDLPLREPVAWVVGSEAHGLATDVVGRAEATVSIPMASPSESLNVGVAASVLLYTTVRSRRTVTDDPA; encoded by the coding sequence GTGCTCACCGCCCGGAGTGCGGAGATCCGTCGCCTGCGGCGCCTCACGCGGAGCTCCGACGAGCGACGTTCCCGCTCGGTCGTCGTCCTCGAGGGGGCACGCGTTCTCGACGCCGCCCTCCAGCGGGGTGCAACGGTTCGCGACGTCTACGCCGACGTCGAGGAGCGCACTCGCTACACCGACGTGCTCGAGCGCGCTGCGACAGCCGGTTCACACATCCACCCCGTCGAGCGCGGCGTCCTCGACCGCGTCCGCGACGTCGTCACGAGCCCGGGGATCATCGGTGTCGCGGACTTCACGATCACGGCCCTGCGCCCGGCTCTCTCCGGCGCGACGCTCGTCCTCGTCGCGGTCGATGTGTCCGACCCGGGCAACGCAGGAACCCTGATCCGCAGTGCCGAAGCGTTCGCCGCTTCGGCGGTAGTGTTCTGCGGGACCTCGGTCGACGTGAGAAATCCCAAGGTGACACGTGCCTCCGCTGGGGCATGCTTCGGTGTCCCCGTGGTGGAGGAAGACGATCCCATGCAGACACTCGAGGCGGTCGGACACGCCGGTCTGCGACGCCTCGCCGCCGTGAGCCACGGCGGAGCCGCTCCCGAGGACCTGCCGCTGCGCGAGCCCGTGGCGTGGGTGGTGGGCAGCGAGGCCCACGGTCTCGCCACCGATGTCGTGGGCCGTGCCGAGGCGACGGTCTCCATCCCGATGGCCTCCCCGAGCGAGTCGCTGAACGTGGGGGTCGCGGCGTCGGTGCTCCTCTACACCACGGTACGCAGCCGACGCACGGTCACGGACGACCCGGCGTGA
- the rplT gene encoding 50S ribosomal protein L20: protein MARTKRAVPSKRHRSKVLDQAKGYTGARSRSYRKANEQVLHSLRYAYRDRRARKGEFRRLWIVRINAACRSHDMSYSRFIAGLKKADVDVDRKILADVAVHDDETFGALVDIAREALEAA, encoded by the coding sequence ATGGCCAGAACGAAACGGGCCGTGCCCTCGAAACGGCACCGCAGCAAGGTCCTCGACCAGGCGAAGGGCTACACGGGCGCGCGTTCGCGCAGCTACCGCAAGGCCAACGAGCAGGTGCTCCACTCGCTGCGCTACGCCTACCGCGACCGCCGGGCGCGCAAGGGCGAGTTCCGCCGCCTGTGGATCGTGCGCATCAACGCGGCCTGTCGCAGTCACGACATGTCGTACTCACGGTTCATCGCCGGCCTGAAGAAGGCCGATGTCGACGTCGACCGCAAGATCCTGGCCGACGTGGCGGTCCACGACGACGAAACCTTCGGGGCCCTCGTCGACATCGCGCGCGAGGCCCTCGAAGCGGCCTGA
- the rpmI gene encoding 50S ribosomal protein L35 — translation MPKMKTHRGAAKRYQVTGSGKIRRRKPNRAHLLKHKSSRRKRRLGRPAELTGGDRKHAQRLLGR, via the coding sequence ATGCCGAAAATGAAGACACACCGTGGCGCGGCCAAGCGCTACCAGGTCACGGGCTCGGGGAAGATCCGGCGCCGCAAGCCCAACCGGGCGCACCTTCTCAAGCACAAGTCGAGCCGTCGCAAGCGCCGTCTCGGCCGTCCCGCCGAGCTCACCGGCGGCGACCGCAAGCACGCACAGCGCCTGCTCGGACGCTGA
- the infC gene encoding translation initiation factor IF-3, translating to MASTDARINDRIRARQVRLVAADGEQLGIRPLPEALTIAIDTGLDLVEVAPDADPPVCRIMDFGKFKYEQDQRRKESRKKASNVVVKEMKFRPKISGGDYDTKMRHVERFLKEGSKVKVTIMFRGREQAHPELGLRILNRIAEEVDEIAAVDQAPKQDGRNMTMVLNPHKKPKQTKKSPEPAAQAPSSGDTGVG from the coding sequence ATAGCTTCCACCGACGCCAGGATCAACGACCGCATCCGCGCGCGCCAGGTCCGCCTGGTGGCTGCCGACGGGGAGCAGCTGGGAATCCGCCCGCTGCCCGAGGCCCTCACGATCGCCATCGACACGGGGCTCGACCTCGTGGAGGTGGCCCCCGACGCCGACCCGCCCGTGTGCCGGATCATGGACTTCGGCAAGTTCAAGTACGAGCAGGACCAGCGGCGCAAGGAATCGCGCAAGAAGGCCAGCAACGTCGTCGTCAAGGAGATGAAGTTCCGGCCCAAGATCAGCGGTGGCGACTACGACACGAAGATGCGCCACGTGGAGCGCTTCCTGAAGGAGGGATCCAAGGTCAAGGTCACGATCATGTTCCGTGGCCGCGAACAGGCGCATCCCGAGCTCGGACTGCGGATACTCAACCGCATCGCCGAGGAGGTCGACGAGATCGCCGCGGTCGACCAGGCACCCAAGCAGGACGGGCGGAACATGACGATGGTTCTCAACCCGCACAAGAAACCGAAGCAGACGAAGAAGAGCCCGGAGCCTGCCGCCCAGGCCCCTTCTTCGGGTGACACAGGAGTCGGCTGA
- a CDS encoding TIGR03086 family metal-binding protein, translating to MHRRALGATREFVAGITPEQWGSSTPCADWDVRDLVNHVVVGNLWAAELASGSTIEAVGDRFDGDQLGVDAVGAFDASAEVAAAAFEAPGALDAPCAVSYGPVPGSVYAGHRLIDVLVHGWDVAVATGQPAVLEADLVAACAEVIQPQIEILRASGMFGPEPDGRLPEDPQARLLVVLGRDPEASG from the coding sequence GTGCACCGGCGCGCTCTCGGGGCGACTCGGGAGTTCGTCGCAGGAATCACACCAGAACAGTGGGGCTCGTCGACACCCTGCGCGGACTGGGACGTGCGCGATCTCGTGAACCACGTCGTCGTGGGGAATCTGTGGGCGGCCGAACTAGCCAGCGGCTCGACGATCGAGGCCGTCGGGGACCGCTTCGACGGCGACCAACTCGGCGTGGACGCGGTCGGCGCCTTCGACGCATCGGCCGAGGTCGCAGCGGCGGCGTTCGAGGCGCCCGGGGCGCTCGACGCGCCGTGCGCGGTGTCGTACGGTCCGGTTCCCGGGTCCGTGTACGCCGGCCACCGTCTCATCGATGTCCTCGTCCACGGATGGGACGTCGCCGTGGCGACGGGTCAGCCCGCGGTCCTCGAAGCCGATCTCGTTGCGGCGTGTGCCGAGGTCATCCAGCCGCAGATCGAGATCCTTCGCGCGAGTGGAATGTTCGGACCCGAGCCCGATGGTCGGCTACCGGAAGATCCGCAGGCGCGCCTCCTCGTGGTGCTCGGACGGGATCCCGAGGCGTCCGGGTAG
- a CDS encoding nuclear transport factor 2 family protein, which yields MHGDLRGPVAVVETFGAAWAAKDLDAALVRCTADCVFEATGPAPDGACHTGRAELRDAWVPIFGDPVSRFDIEETFATGDRVVQRWRYSWDDGHVRGVDLFRVRDGAVAEKLSYVKG from the coding sequence ATGCACGGTGACCTGCGTGGACCCGTCGCGGTCGTCGAGACCTTCGGTGCCGCGTGGGCAGCGAAGGATCTCGACGCGGCGCTTGTCCGCTGCACCGCCGACTGCGTCTTCGAGGCCACGGGTCCGGCGCCCGACGGGGCGTGCCACACCGGACGGGCTGAGCTGCGCGATGCGTGGGTTCCGATCTTCGGGGACCCAGTGAGCCGCTTCGACATCGAGGAGACGTTCGCGACGGGAGACCGCGTCGTACAGCGGTGGCGGTACTCATGGGACGATGGGCACGTCAGGGGTGTCGACCTGTTCCGGGTGCGGGACGGCGCGGTCGCCGAGAAGCTCTCGTATGTCAAGGGGTGA
- a CDS encoding cupin domain-containing protein translates to MQQTEHRSFDDADDVREFPQGRAEILKVCGGEVGRLVFEPGWRWSDHVKPIAGTESCEAPHFQYHVSGRLAVQMDDGTEIEAGPGDVTSLPSGHDAWVVGDDPVVVIDWFGASNYAR, encoded by the coding sequence ATGCAACAGACTGAACACCGCAGCTTCGATGACGCCGATGACGTCCGGGAGTTCCCGCAGGGGCGTGCCGAGATACTCAAAGTGTGCGGCGGCGAGGTCGGCCGGCTCGTGTTCGAGCCCGGATGGCGCTGGTCCGACCACGTGAAGCCGATCGCCGGGACCGAGAGCTGTGAGGCACCGCACTTCCAGTACCACGTGAGCGGCCGGCTCGCCGTCCAGATGGATGACGGTACCGAGATCGAGGCCGGCCCGGGTGACGTGACGTCGCTTCCGAGCGGGCACGATGCGTGGGTGGTCGGCGACGACCCGGTCGTTGTCATTGACTGGTTCGGCGCGAGCAACTATGCACGGTGA
- a CDS encoding TetR/AcrR family transcriptional regulator, whose product MRTILLVSQSVKGSVEVFVRDGAAADVDTATQILDVAERLVQTRGYNGFSYADVAAEVGVTKAALHYHFATKAKLGKALVDRYAETFGAALTAAERTRTDAAAQLAAYVLLYVEVVRGQRMCLCGMLAAEYPTLPEPMQRAVVHFFDDNERWLAATLGRGRQEGSLTFDGRAEEVARTVVTELQGSMLIARLQDDASRFEDDAERIVDALRPSRRRG is encoded by the coding sequence ATGCGTACTATCTTACTAGTAAGTCAGTCTGTCAAGGGCTCCGTGGAGGTTTTCGTGCGTGACGGCGCGGCAGCAGACGTCGACACAGCGACGCAGATCCTCGACGTCGCCGAGCGTCTCGTGCAGACACGCGGCTACAACGGCTTCAGCTACGCCGACGTCGCCGCCGAGGTCGGTGTGACGAAAGCCGCTCTCCACTACCACTTCGCAACAAAGGCGAAGCTCGGTAAGGCGTTGGTCGACCGCTACGCGGAGACGTTTGGCGCAGCCCTCACTGCAGCTGAGCGCACGCGTACCGACGCCGCCGCACAGCTGGCCGCCTACGTCCTGCTCTACGTGGAAGTGGTCCGCGGCCAACGCATGTGCCTCTGTGGGATGCTCGCCGCCGAGTACCCGACGCTCCCCGAACCGATGCAACGTGCCGTCGTACATTTCTTCGATGACAACGAACGCTGGCTCGCTGCCACCCTAGGTCGAGGGCGGCAGGAGGGATCGCTCACCTTCGACGGGCGGGCCGAGGAGGTGGCCCGCACGGTGGTCACCGAACTCCAAGGATCCATGCTCATCGCACGCCTTCAAGACGATGCTTCGCGCTTCGAGGACGACGCCGAACGCATTGTCGACGCGCTTCGCCCTTCCCGTCGGCGGGGGTAG
- a CDS encoding cold-shock protein, which produces MTPTHHAAEQGTVVTFDGHRGLGVVEDRTGTRYDFHCTAIEGSRTIAGGTRVLFNVVPGHLGRVEATTLRPLMRR; this is translated from the coding sequence TTGACGCCAACCCACCACGCGGCCGAACAGGGCACGGTCGTGACCTTCGACGGGCACCGCGGCCTGGGTGTGGTCGAGGACCGCACCGGGACCCGCTACGACTTCCACTGCACCGCCATCGAGGGCTCACGCACGATCGCCGGCGGAACACGCGTTCTCTTCAACGTGGTGCCCGGTCACCTCGGTCGTGTCGAGGCGACCACTCTCCGCCCCCTGATGCGTCGGTGA
- the hisG gene encoding ATP phosphoribosyltransferase, with product MSKLRLVLPKGSLEKATFTVFEDADLAVRRSSDVDYRATIDDPRISEVRILRPQEIPRYVADGLFDLGITGRDWVEETGAEVTTITELHYSKATARPIRVVLAVADESTVTSPGDLADGVRVHTEYPGLTRRYFERQGIEADVTLSYGATEAKVPEIADAVVEITETGRALRAAGLRVIDDVLVSYTELIANPEAHADPERRRAMEQIETLLTGTLEARGRVLVKLNVDRADLDEVTGLLPALRAPTVNELAGGDAFAVESVVPKATINTLIPALSEAGASGIIELPISKIVH from the coding sequence ATGAGCAAGCTCCGGCTGGTCCTGCCGAAGGGATCCCTGGAGAAGGCCACGTTCACCGTGTTCGAGGACGCCGACCTGGCCGTCCGACGCTCCAGCGACGTCGACTACCGGGCGACCATCGACGATCCGCGGATCTCCGAGGTGCGCATCCTCCGACCCCAGGAGATCCCGCGCTACGTCGCCGACGGCCTGTTCGACCTCGGTATCACGGGGCGCGACTGGGTCGAGGAGACAGGCGCGGAGGTCACGACCATCACCGAGCTCCACTACTCCAAGGCGACCGCCCGGCCCATCCGCGTCGTGCTCGCCGTGGCGGACGAGTCGACGGTCACGTCGCCGGGCGATCTCGCTGACGGTGTGCGGGTCCACACCGAGTACCCCGGCCTCACCCGCCGCTACTTCGAGAGACAGGGGATCGAGGCCGACGTCACGTTGTCATACGGCGCCACCGAGGCGAAGGTGCCCGAGATCGCCGACGCCGTCGTCGAGATCACCGAGACCGGCCGGGCGCTGCGGGCGGCAGGACTGCGCGTCATCGACGATGTGCTCGTGTCGTACACGGAGCTGATCGCCAACCCGGAGGCCCACGCGGATCCCGAGCGCCGACGTGCCATGGAGCAGATCGAGACGCTCCTCACCGGAACCCTCGAGGCACGCGGGCGGGTCCTGGTGAAGCTGAACGTCGACCGGGCCGACCTGGACGAGGTCACCGGTCTGCTGCCCGCGCTGCGTGCCCCGACGGTGAACGAGCTCGCCGGCGGCGATGCGTTCGCCGTGGAGTCGGTCGTCCCGAAGGCGACGATCAACACCCTGATTCCTGCACTGAGCGAAGCAGGCGCCTCGGGCATCATCGAGCTCCCGATCTCCAAGATCGTGCATTGA
- the ribH gene encoding 6,7-dimethyl-8-ribityllumazine synthase, with protein MGTYAQHEGRLVAGDARFAVVASRFNRHITEKLLDGALAALSEHGVADDHVEVLWVPGAFELPLVARRCASSDRFDAVVCVGAVIRGGTPHFDYVAGATAQGVMTAGLETDTPVILGVLTTDDEEQALARAGGAEGNKGEEAAVTALEMTDLLAGL; from the coding sequence GTGGGAACGTACGCGCAGCACGAGGGTCGTCTCGTGGCCGGCGACGCCCGCTTCGCCGTCGTGGCCAGCCGCTTCAACCGGCACATCACCGAGAAGCTCCTCGACGGGGCCCTGGCTGCCTTGTCCGAGCACGGCGTCGCCGACGACCACGTCGAGGTGCTCTGGGTTCCCGGTGCCTTCGAACTCCCTCTCGTCGCCCGGCGCTGCGCGTCCTCGGACCGCTTCGATGCCGTCGTGTGCGTCGGCGCGGTCATCCGGGGCGGAACACCACACTTCGACTACGTCGCCGGCGCCACGGCCCAGGGAGTGATGACCGCGGGCCTCGAGACCGACACTCCCGTGATCCTCGGTGTCCTCACGACCGACGATGAGGAGCAGGCGCTGGCCCGCGCCGGCGGCGCCGAGGGCAACAAGGGCGAGGAGGCGGCCGTGACGGCCCTCGAGATGACCGACCTGCTGGCGGGCCTGTGA
- a CDS encoding bifunctional 3,4-dihydroxy-2-butanone-4-phosphate synthase/GTP cyclohydrolase II produces the protein MGFRHIEEAIAAIARGEMVIVVDDADRENEGDLIMAAESVTPEALGFMVRHTSGVVCMSTTADRLDQLRLPQMVADNTEGQRTAFTVSVDAKQGTTTGISAADRCTTIRALIDHSTRPEDLARPGHIFPLRYREGGVLKRAGHTEAAVDLARLAGMEPAGVLSEVVNDDGTMSRLDQLEAFASRYGLILISIADLIRYRRRQEKLVRRVSEARIPTRHGDFTAYVFESLLDGAEHMAFVRGDVAGKPNILVRVHSECLTGDVFGSMRCDCGYQLDLAMAQIAAEGQGIVVYLRGHEGRGIGLGHKLRAYSLQDEGRDTVEANIELGFPVDSREYGIGAQILVDLGVTTMRLMTNNPSKYGGIDGYGLEIVERVPLAAEPNDENIAYLRTKQQKMGHLLEIEDEGHGGS, from the coding sequence ATGGGATTCCGGCACATCGAAGAGGCCATCGCCGCCATCGCTCGCGGCGAGATGGTGATCGTCGTCGACGACGCCGACCGTGAGAACGAGGGCGATCTCATCATGGCGGCCGAGAGTGTGACGCCCGAGGCGCTCGGGTTCATGGTCCGGCACACCAGCGGCGTCGTGTGCATGTCGACGACGGCGGACCGACTCGATCAGCTGCGGCTACCCCAGATGGTCGCCGACAACACCGAGGGGCAGCGTACGGCGTTCACCGTCTCGGTCGACGCCAAGCAGGGAACGACCACCGGGATCTCCGCGGCCGACCGCTGCACGACGATCCGCGCGCTCATCGACCACTCGACCCGGCCCGAGGACCTGGCCCGGCCCGGTCACATCTTCCCGTTGCGCTACCGCGAGGGAGGTGTGTTGAAGCGAGCGGGTCACACCGAGGCCGCCGTCGACCTGGCGCGCCTGGCCGGGATGGAGCCGGCCGGCGTTCTCTCCGAGGTCGTGAACGACGACGGCACCATGTCGCGACTGGACCAACTGGAGGCCTTCGCATCCCGCTACGGCCTCATCCTGATCTCCATCGCCGACCTGATCCGCTACAGGCGCCGGCAGGAGAAGCTCGTGCGGCGCGTGAGCGAGGCCCGGATCCCCACCCGCCACGGCGACTTCACCGCCTACGTGTTCGAGTCACTGCTCGACGGCGCAGAGCACATGGCGTTCGTGCGCGGTGATGTCGCGGGGAAGCCGAACATCCTCGTCCGGGTCCACTCCGAGTGCCTCACGGGCGACGTGTTCGGTTCGATGCGCTGCGACTGTGGCTACCAACTCGACCTCGCCATGGCGCAGATCGCCGCCGAGGGCCAGGGGATCGTCGTGTACCTTCGGGGGCACGAGGGCCGCGGGATCGGGCTCGGGCACAAGCTGCGCGCCTACTCACTCCAGGACGAGGGCCGCGACACGGTCGAGGCCAACATCGAGCTCGGCTTTCCCGTCGACTCGCGCGAGTACGGCATCGGTGCCCAGATCCTGGTCGATCTCGGTGTCACCACGATGCGCCTCATGACCAACAATCCGTCCAAGTACGGCGGCATCGACGGCTACGGTCTCGAGATCGTGGAGCGGGTCCCGCTGGCGGCGGAGCCCAACGACGAGAACATCGCCTATCTCCGCACGAAGCAGCAGAAGATGGGGCACCTCCTCGAGATCGAGGACGAGGGCCACGGAGGGAGCTGA
- a CDS encoding riboflavin synthase produces the protein MFTGIVQEMGTVVDVAPASGGSLLRIGSPETARDLDDGASVAVNGCCLTVTSCDGDTWAAQAVIETLDRTTLGRLVPGDRVNLERPVRADGLLDGHVVSGHVDGVGTVAERTSLPDGSTHLTVEVPDGLSRYIVTKGSIAVDGVSLTVTGVAGPPEAFGVAVIPHTAAVTTLGGRNEGDTVNIEVDVLAKYVERLLDRSES, from the coding sequence ATGTTCACCGGGATCGTCCAGGAGATGGGCACCGTCGTCGACGTAGCCCCCGCTTCGGGTGGTTCGCTGCTACGCATCGGCTCACCGGAGACGGCGAGGGATCTCGATGACGGCGCCTCGGTGGCGGTCAACGGCTGCTGTCTGACCGTGACTTCGTGTGACGGCGACACCTGGGCCGCCCAGGCCGTCATCGAGACGCTCGACCGCACGACACTCGGGAGACTGGTGCCGGGGGACCGCGTGAACCTCGAGCGCCCGGTCCGTGCCGACGGCCTCCTCGACGGGCACGTCGTGTCAGGCCACGTCGACGGTGTCGGAACCGTGGCCGAGCGAACATCGCTGCCCGACGGTTCGACACACCTCACCGTGGAGGTTCCCGACGGCCTGTCCCGCTACATCGTCACGAAGGGGTCGATCGCCGTCGACGGTGTGAGCCTCACGGTCACCGGCGTGGCGGGCCCTCCGGAGGCCTTCGGCGTGGCCGTCATCCCGCACACGGCCGCGGTGACGACCCTCGGTGGGCGCAACGAGGGTGACACAGTGAACATCGAAGTCGATGTCCTGGCCAAGTACGTCGAGCGCCTGCTCGACCGATCGGAGAGCTGA
- the ribD gene encoding bifunctional diaminohydroxyphosphoribosylaminopyrimidine deaminase/5-amino-6-(5-phosphoribosylamino)uracil reductase RibD — MAPAPPFRDTSLSEAIARAVALGESARAVSPPNPWVGCVLLRGGRAVGEGSTAAPGGPHAEVAAVAEAGDDARGATAVVTLEPCSHHGRTPPCADLLVDAGVSRVVVALEDPDPHVAGRGIARLRAAGVDVDVGAGADDAARSLAPYLTHRRAGRSFAVAKVAQSLDGRVAGADGSSRWVTGERARADGHRLRAESQAVMVGSGTALADSPALTVRHGAVPATPPLRVLLDGRGRVPAGGPLFDVDDAPTLVFTTAGTPGAVVDGWRSAGAEVEILDVAPGGDGVDARTVLETLAARGVLQVLLEGGPEVFGGFLRAGCVDRVVVYVAPVLLGRDAVPMLGGRGPDGLGDAPRLIPTGVRRLGGDLRLDFDVVT; from the coding sequence GTGGCACCTGCACCGCCCTTCCGGGACACGTCCCTGTCGGAGGCGATCGCCCGGGCCGTCGCCCTCGGTGAGTCCGCCCGAGCCGTGTCGCCGCCCAACCCCTGGGTGGGGTGCGTCCTCCTGCGTGGGGGCCGGGCCGTCGGGGAGGGAAGCACGGCGGCACCGGGAGGCCCCCACGCCGAGGTGGCCGCCGTGGCCGAGGCCGGCGACGACGCACGGGGGGCGACCGCCGTCGTCACGCTCGAACCGTGCTCCCACCACGGGCGGACCCCACCGTGCGCCGATCTCCTCGTCGACGCCGGCGTCTCCCGGGTGGTCGTGGCGCTCGAGGACCCCGACCCCCACGTCGCGGGCCGGGGCATCGCCCGCCTCCGCGCCGCCGGTGTCGACGTCGACGTGGGTGCGGGAGCCGACGACGCCGCACGATCCCTCGCCCCCTACCTGACGCACCGGCGGGCCGGGCGCTCGTTCGCCGTCGCCAAGGTCGCCCAGAGCCTCGACGGCCGGGTCGCCGGGGCCGACGGTTCCTCCCGGTGGGTGACGGGGGAGCGCGCACGTGCCGACGGGCACCGGCTCCGTGCCGAGTCCCAGGCCGTGATGGTCGGCTCGGGCACGGCGCTCGCCGACAGCCCTGCGCTGACCGTTCGCCACGGAGCAGTACCGGCCACACCGCCACTGCGTGTCCTGCTCGACGGCCGCGGCCGTGTCCCGGCCGGCGGGCCGCTGTTCGACGTCGATGATGCTCCCACCCTCGTCTTCACCACAGCGGGAACACCCGGAGCCGTCGTGGACGGGTGGCGATCCGCGGGCGCCGAGGTCGAGATCCTCGACGTTGCGCCCGGCGGCGACGGCGTCGATGCGCGCACCGTTCTGGAGACGCTCGCGGCACGCGGTGTGCTCCAGGTGCTGCTCGAAGGCGGCCCGGAGGTCTTCGGGGGTTTTCTGCGGGCAGGGTGTGTCGACCGTGTCGTCGTCTACGTGGCTCCCGTTCTGCTCGGGCGCGATGCTGTTCCCATGCTCGGTGGTCGTGGACCCGATGGTCTCGGGGATGCTCCGCGGCTCATACCCACGGGTGTGCGGCGCCTGGGTGGCGACCTGCGCCTCGACTTCGACGTGGTGACCTGA
- a CDS encoding MogA/MoaB family molybdenum cofactor biosynthesis protein yields MGGRTTMNAAKVLTVSDGVVAGTREDRSGDALVQHLASAGFDVCDRRVVADGVAPVAEALRDMTEGFAGLVLTTGGTGFGPRDLTPEGTARVVDREAPGLAEAMRRASDGQRPLGMLTRGVCGSVGAALVCNLPGSASGAVECLEVVLPAVPHALELLAGGRPH; encoded by the coding sequence GTGGGGGGGCGCACGACGATGAACGCCGCCAAGGTCCTGACCGTCTCCGACGGGGTCGTGGCCGGCACGCGTGAAGACCGCTCGGGCGACGCCCTCGTGCAGCATCTCGCGTCCGCCGGCTTCGACGTGTGCGACCGTCGGGTCGTCGCCGACGGTGTCGCCCCGGTCGCCGAAGCGCTGCGCGACATGACGGAGGGCTTCGCGGGCCTCGTCCTCACGACCGGTGGGACGGGTTTCGGCCCACGCGACCTCACCCCGGAAGGGACGGCCCGGGTCGTGGACAGGGAGGCGCCCGGCCTGGCCGAGGCGATGCGTCGCGCCAGTGACGGGCAGCGCCCTCTCGGGATGCTCACACGCGGCGTCTGCGGCAGCGTGGGCGCCGCCCTCGTCTGCAACCTCCCGGGGTCGGCCTCGGGAGCGGTGGAGTGCCTCGAGGTGGTGCTGCCCGCCGTGCCCCACGCCCTCGAACTGCTGGCCGGAGGACGCCCGCACTGA
- a CDS encoding response regulator — MAHVIVVADDDPDVAGAIEVNLSLEGYEVHVVSDGVEALDAAFTLEPDLIVLDWLMPRKDGLEVCRELRSDPRTADVPVVLLTAKSQADDKVEGLTSGADDYIVKPFEPSELVARVAGLLRRSSQMRDLSPLTRLPGNFRIAAELEALVKDPENRFAVLYADLNDFKSFNDHYGFLRGDEVIKFTARVITETLSAHPSTPQFAGHVGGDDFVIIVSPEVAVDVAEGIIERFDAGIGRLYDAEDAARGSIDVVSRQGERTAHALVGIAIGIVSTDTRALATQWEASALATEMKAHAKRHPRSAYEIDRRGA; from the coding sequence ATGGCCCACGTGATCGTCGTCGCCGATGACGACCCCGACGTCGCCGGCGCCATCGAGGTCAACCTGAGTCTCGAGGGGTACGAGGTGCACGTGGTCTCCGACGGCGTCGAGGCCCTCGACGCCGCCTTCACCCTCGAACCCGACCTCATCGTCCTGGACTGGCTGATGCCGCGCAAGGACGGCCTCGAGGTCTGCCGTGAACTGCGCTCCGATCCCCGCACCGCCGACGTACCCGTGGTCCTGCTGACCGCGAAGAGCCAGGCCGACGACAAGGTCGAGGGGCTCACCTCCGGCGCCGACGACTACATCGTCAAGCCGTTCGAGCCGAGTGAGCTCGTGGCCCGGGTCGCCGGGCTGCTGCGCCGTTCCTCGCAGATGCGCGACCTGTCGCCGCTCACGCGGCTCCCCGGCAACTTCCGGATCGCCGCGGAGCTCGAAGCGCTCGTGAAGGACCCTGAGAACCGTTTCGCCGTCCTGTACGCCGACCTCAACGACTTCAAGTCGTTCAACGACCACTACGGGTTCCTGCGCGGCGACGAGGTGATCAAGTTCACAGCACGGGTCATCACCGAGACGCTCTCGGCGCACCCCTCGACCCCACAGTTCGCGGGTCACGTCGGGGGTGACGACTTCGTCATCATCGTGTCTCCCGAGGTAGCCGTCGACGTGGCAGAGGGGATCATCGAGCGATTCGACGCCGGGATCGGCAGGCTCTACGACGCCGAGGACGCCGCACGAGGCTCCATCGATGTCGTCTCGCGCCAGGGGGAACGGACAGCCCACGCCCTCGTGGGCATCGCCATCGGAATCGTGTCGACCGACACACGGGCGCTCGCAACCCAGTGGGAGGCGTCGGCTCTGGCGACCGAGATGAAGGCCCACGCCAAGCGGCACCCACGCTCCGCCTACGAGATCGATCGTCGGGGCGCGTGA